A stretch of the Arachis stenosperma cultivar V10309 chromosome 6, arast.V10309.gnm1.PFL2, whole genome shotgun sequence genome encodes the following:
- the LOC130934327 gene encoding pachytene checkpoint protein 2 homolog, with product MALFCLCLWVLQVARVLCRWEPTLELPLGTNTGAALRLLRYAANTLLFTEKGVDPFLVSWNRDPGIGKISLCKALAQKLSIRFNSRFPQCQLIEVNAHSLLSKWFSENGKLVAKLFQKIQEMVVNALLTQIDKLKSSPNVIILTTSNITTTIGKSL from the exons ATGGCCCTGTTCTGCCTCTGCCTCTGGGTTCTGCAAGTTGCTAGAGTCCTCTGCCGTTGGGAACCAACACTGGAGCTGCCGCTGGGAACCAACACTGGAGCTGCCCTAAG GTTGTTACGTTATGCAGCTAATACTTTGCTCTTTACTGAAAAGGGTGTTGATCCATTCCTTGTTTCATGGAATCG GGACCCGGGGATTGGAAAGATTTCATTATGTAAAGCATTAGCTCAGAAATTATCGATTCGATTTAATTCAAG ATTCCCACAGTGCCAGCTTATTGAAGTGAATGCACATTCTTTATTGAGTAAATGGTTTTCTGAAAATGGCAAGCTG GTTGCAAAACTTTTCCAAAAGATTCAAGAAATG GTTGTAAATGCATTACTAACTCAGATTGACAAGTTAAAATCATCTCCAAATGTGATAATCCTAACCACATCCAACATAACTACTACTATTG GAAAATCATTATGA